A single genomic interval of Bacillus sp. es.036 harbors:
- a CDS encoding metal ABC transporter permease, which produces MSYGAWIMLTGSLVGVSCGIIGCFLILRKMAMLADAISHTVLLGIVLAYLVSHSLEGIYMLVGAGIIGLLTAFLVQVLHSSGVQSDAAIGVVFTSLFAFGVILLSAFAGKVHLDVNHALMGEITFIPWNTLTIGGMDLGPSAVWMLGIVLIINLILIFLFYKEIKISSFDPAMATAIGIPVMFIHYLLMSMVSITTVASFDSVGAILVVAMLIVPGATAYLLTDKLLAMLFISAVIGVISAIGGYYAALVWNISISGSMASIAGLIFAATFILSPRYGLLSKLLARKSIITEQS; this is translated from the coding sequence ATGAGTTATGGAGCATGGATTATGCTTACGGGATCTCTTGTAGGTGTATCATGTGGCATCATTGGCTGTTTTCTTATACTAAGAAAAATGGCGATGCTTGCCGATGCCATTAGCCATACCGTCTTATTAGGGATTGTACTTGCATACCTCGTTAGCCATTCATTAGAAGGCATTTATATGCTAGTAGGTGCTGGTATTATTGGATTGTTAACCGCATTTCTTGTGCAGGTGCTACATTCTAGTGGCGTACAATCGGATGCGGCAATCGGGGTGGTTTTCACTTCTTTGTTTGCCTTTGGAGTTATCCTGTTATCTGCTTTTGCAGGTAAAGTTCACCTGGATGTGAACCATGCCTTAATGGGAGAGATTACATTTATTCCATGGAACACATTAACGATCGGGGGTATGGATCTTGGTCCATCAGCCGTGTGGATGCTTGGCATTGTTCTGATTATTAACCTCATTCTAATTTTTCTCTTTTATAAAGAGATTAAAATTAGTTCGTTTGATCCTGCGATGGCCACGGCCATTGGCATTCCTGTCATGTTCATTCACTATTTATTGATGTCGATGGTATCCATTACAACGGTTGCTTCATTTGATAGCGTTGGTGCAATTCTTGTCGTGGCCATGTTAATTGTTCCGGGAGCTACCGCCTATCTATTAACAGATAAACTTCTTGCCATGCTTTTTATTAGTGCAGTAATCGGCGTCATTTCAGCGATAGGTGGTTATTACGCTGCGCTCGTTTGGAATATTTCCATCTCAGGTTCGATGGCTTCTATTGCTGGTCTTATCTTCGCCGCAACGTTTATTTTGTCACCTCGATATGGTTTGTTATCAAAGTTACTCGCAAGGAAAAGTATAATCACAGAACAATCTTAA
- a CDS encoding DUF1206 domain-containing protein: METGTAAKHKARQASNDVKPWIRGLARVGYAAKGVVYLIIGILAFQAAFGPGGKTTDSKGAFATIAGKPFGEVLLWILIVGLIGYSVWKGIQAIKDPDNYGNDTKGILIRTGFFGAGVIHLFLAYNAVSIITRAGSSSSGGKQSMSAKLLGQPFGQWVIGFIGLCFIGFGVYQVIRGYKKSFMKQLKQYEMHNQEEWWGKRAGQIGLAARGVVFTMMGVFFIQTAITANPDKTKGLDGALSELAKQPYGAILLGLVAIGFIAYGIFMFVKGKNRRMNFS, translated from the coding sequence ATGGAAACTGGGACAGCAGCAAAACACAAAGCAAGACAAGCATCAAACGATGTAAAGCCCTGGATTAGAGGGCTTGCAAGAGTGGGGTATGCAGCAAAAGGCGTTGTGTATTTAATTATAGGAATTTTAGCATTTCAGGCAGCGTTTGGTCCTGGAGGAAAAACAACGGACTCTAAAGGGGCTTTTGCAACGATTGCAGGAAAACCTTTTGGTGAAGTCCTTTTGTGGATTCTTATTGTAGGATTAATAGGTTACTCCGTTTGGAAAGGAATCCAGGCAATTAAAGATCCTGATAATTATGGCAATGATACGAAAGGTATTTTAATACGAACAGGATTCTTTGGCGCTGGCGTCATCCATTTATTCCTTGCGTATAACGCTGTTTCGATTATTACGAGAGCAGGTAGTTCATCTTCTGGTGGTAAACAATCAATGTCTGCTAAACTATTAGGCCAACCATTTGGTCAGTGGGTTATTGGATTTATCGGCTTATGTTTTATAGGTTTTGGTGTTTATCAGGTAATCAGAGGGTATAAGAAATCATTTATGAAGCAACTAAAGCAGTATGAAATGCATAATCAAGAAGAATGGTGGGGTAAGCGAGCTGGACAAATTGGCCTTGCAGCTCGAGGCGTTGTTTTTACTATGATGGGTGTGTTCTTTATTCAAACAGCGATTACAGCTAACCCTGACAAAACAAAAGGGCTTGATGGCGCACTGTCAGAACTAGCGAAACAACCATACGGCGCTATTCTGCTTGGATTAGTAGCTATTGGATTTATTGCTTACGGCATCTTTATGTTCGTTAAAGGGAAGAATAGAAGAATGAATTTTTCATAA
- a CDS encoding thioredoxin family protein translates to MELKKVTLEEAKEGIEQKRLYFLYLYGTNCSVCHALLPQVEDVLKDFPQITREKLNVHEIPEAAGAFSVFTIPVLLLYVNGKESIREARFVNIESFRSSLNRIVTLLD, encoded by the coding sequence ATGGAACTGAAAAAAGTTACACTTGAAGAAGCAAAAGAAGGAATTGAACAGAAACGCCTGTACTTTTTGTACTTATATGGTACGAATTGTTCAGTGTGTCATGCACTGTTGCCTCAAGTTGAGGATGTACTTAAGGATTTTCCACAAATTACGCGGGAAAAGCTTAATGTTCATGAAATTCCTGAAGCGGCTGGAGCTTTTTCGGTTTTTACAATACCTGTTCTTTTGCTGTATGTTAATGGAAAAGAAAGCATTAGAGAAGCCAGGTTTGTCAACATCGAATCTTTTCGTTCTTCGCTTAATCGAATTGTGACATTGTTGGACTAA
- a CDS encoding M48 family metallopeptidase, producing MNHSKQLTSTSETSLFIILLVFSILTYIFLFFSVIGIVIIALLWLISFFSHGLFLGQIRSNGVKITDSQYPQINQKVYDLCKEMNIFKTPSVYVVESAGILNAFATRLLGRNFVVLYSDIFELIEEGAEDEVTFILAHELAHIKRNHILKQILLLPGNVVPFLGSAYSRACEYTCDRMGAYFIENGECAGNGLMILAVGKRLYQSVNKDAYIMQLQSERSFFVWLSELLSTHPPLPKRIAAVETFMNMREETHFPAPRKKIVILSLIIFLFFVGGVGSAVVASEVIIPSLSSVFEEESVFDDGGVTGITPLMEAIMSEDEAEFQSLISTGNLEATDSDGWNALHYAAEYPEDEKMLETLLDLGMNPDQNDHYGMTPLMVSSQNGFVSKVELLLVAGADPNLEDQEGWTPLIYIAYMEPTNRNDLYKVLLAAGGDPLKEDEAGYTAIDYARDAGNEADVKLLSQ from the coding sequence ATGAATCACTCCAAACAATTAACTTCAACCTCTGAAACATCTCTTTTTATTATTTTATTAGTATTTAGTATTCTCACTTATATTTTCTTGTTTTTTTCAGTTATTGGAATCGTGATTATCGCACTATTATGGTTGATTTCCTTTTTTAGCCATGGCCTTTTTCTTGGACAAATCAGAAGCAATGGAGTGAAGATAACTGATAGCCAGTACCCTCAAATCAATCAAAAGGTTTATGATCTATGTAAGGAAATGAATATTTTTAAAACTCCAAGTGTTTATGTGGTGGAATCGGCAGGGATCTTAAATGCATTTGCGACGCGGCTATTAGGTCGTAATTTTGTTGTACTCTATTCAGATATCTTTGAACTGATTGAAGAAGGTGCTGAGGATGAAGTGACGTTTATTCTTGCTCATGAGCTCGCTCATATTAAACGAAATCACATTTTAAAACAAATCCTCCTTTTACCAGGTAATGTCGTTCCTTTTCTAGGTTCAGCCTATTCTAGAGCATGTGAATATACATGTGATCGAATGGGGGCGTATTTCATTGAAAATGGAGAGTGTGCAGGGAACGGATTAATGATTCTTGCGGTAGGCAAGCGCTTATACCAAAGTGTGAACAAAGATGCTTACATCATGCAACTCCAATCTGAGAGAAGCTTTTTTGTGTGGTTAAGTGAATTGTTGTCGACCCATCCACCACTACCTAAACGAATAGCTGCAGTAGAGACATTTATGAATATGCGGGAAGAAACGCATTTTCCTGCTCCTCGAAAGAAAATAGTCATTCTTTCACTAATCATTTTTCTTTTCTTTGTAGGTGGAGTTGGATCAGCGGTAGTTGCATCGGAAGTGATTATTCCGTCCCTTTCCTCAGTATTTGAGGAGGAAAGCGTGTTTGATGATGGGGGGGTTACTGGCATTACCCCACTTATGGAAGCCATTATGTCAGAAGATGAAGCGGAATTTCAGTCGCTGATCTCAACCGGCAATCTGGAGGCAACGGATTCTGACGGTTGGAATGCACTTCATTATGCAGCAGAATATCCGGAAGATGAAAAAATGCTTGAGACACTCCTGGATCTTGGAATGAATCCCGACCAAAATGATCATTATGGTATGACCCCGCTCATGGTTTCAAGTCAAAATGGCTTTGTTTCTAAAGTTGAGCTTCTACTTGTCGCTGGAGCAGATCCAAATCTTGAAGATCAGGAAGGGTGGACCCCACTTATTTATATTGCTTACATGGAGCCAACCAATCGAAACGATCTTTATAAAGTGCTTCTTGCAGCTGGTGGGGACCCTTTAAAGGAAGATGAAGCAGGTTATACTGCAATTGACTATGCACGAGATGCAGGGAATGAAGCAGACGTTAAGTTGTTATCTCAATAA
- a CDS encoding DinB family protein, giving the protein MNDSQVLKQFTFWRYRTIQALDAVTKEQADCLPEGFTNTVRWNLGHILVTAEFALDRFTDMEKSLPGNYTPLFKAGTRPEQWAESPPSLAEIKYYLLEQINRIKELEGKLRDPLQHEFSIGSYLELETIGELLLFLMNHENLHLGTISGIKRAQGIKELWEKASV; this is encoded by the coding sequence ATGAATGATTCGCAAGTGTTAAAGCAATTTACGTTTTGGCGCTATCGTACGATTCAAGCGCTGGATGCTGTCACTAAAGAACAAGCTGATTGTCTTCCGGAAGGTTTTACGAATACGGTTCGATGGAATTTAGGGCATATTCTTGTGACGGCTGAATTTGCTTTAGACCGCTTTACAGATATGGAAAAGAGTCTTCCAGGAAATTACACACCATTATTTAAAGCGGGTACGCGACCTGAGCAATGGGCGGAATCACCGCCTTCACTTGCAGAGATAAAATACTACTTATTAGAGCAAATTAACCGTATAAAGGAGTTGGAAGGTAAACTTCGCGATCCGCTTCAACATGAATTTTCAATAGGCTCTTATTTGGAACTCGAGACAATTGGAGAACTTTTATTATTTCTAATGAATCATGAGAATCTTCATCTTGGAACAATTAGTGGCATTAAACGAGCTCAAGGTATAAAAGAACTTTGGGAAAAAGCATCTGTATGA
- the aceA gene encoding isocitrate lyase, translating into MTKQTAASLQENWKQERFKGIERPYSPEEVLRLQGSIQIEYTLAKRGSERLWKLVNEEDFVNALGALTGNQAVQQVKAGLKAIYLSGWQVAADANVSGQMYPDQSLYPVNSVPQVVKRINQALQRADQIEHSEGIHDRDWFVPIVADAEAGFGGALNVFELMKSMIEAGAAAVHFEDQLSSEKKCGHLGGKVLLPTQQAVKNLISARLAADVMGVPTLIIARTDANAANLITSDVDKYDGEFLTGERTPEGFFYTKPGLDQAIARGLAYAPYADLIWCETSEPNLEEAQKFANAIHERFPGKLLAYNCSPSFNWKKKLDDETIAKFQRELGKMGYKFQFVTLAGFHALNHSMFELARDYKDNGMAAYSRLQQAEFASEADGYSATRHQREVGTGYFDAVSQVITGGTSSTTALKGSTEEEQFTSTK; encoded by the coding sequence ATGACAAAGCAAACGGCAGCATCACTTCAAGAAAATTGGAAGCAAGAACGTTTTAAAGGAATCGAACGCCCATATTCACCTGAGGAAGTGTTGAGGTTGCAGGGATCCATTCAAATTGAGTACACCCTTGCAAAGAGAGGGTCAGAAAGGTTATGGAAGCTCGTTAACGAGGAGGATTTTGTTAACGCGCTAGGTGCTCTTACTGGTAACCAGGCAGTTCAGCAGGTGAAAGCTGGCTTAAAAGCCATATACTTAAGCGGTTGGCAAGTAGCCGCAGATGCGAATGTATCAGGTCAAATGTATCCGGACCAAAGTTTGTATCCTGTAAACAGCGTACCACAAGTTGTAAAACGAATTAATCAAGCGCTTCAACGAGCGGATCAAATTGAACATTCAGAGGGTATTCACGATCGAGATTGGTTTGTCCCAATTGTGGCTGATGCTGAAGCCGGTTTTGGTGGGGCGCTAAATGTTTTTGAACTTATGAAGTCCATGATTGAAGCAGGTGCAGCTGCTGTCCACTTTGAGGATCAACTTTCTTCAGAGAAGAAATGTGGTCACCTTGGAGGAAAGGTTCTTCTTCCAACACAGCAGGCGGTGAAAAATTTAATTTCAGCACGTTTAGCAGCAGATGTGATGGGCGTACCAACGTTAATCATTGCGCGGACGGATGCGAATGCAGCCAACTTAATTACGAGCGATGTTGATAAATATGATGGTGAGTTTTTAACAGGTGAACGCACTCCTGAAGGCTTTTTCTACACGAAACCAGGTCTTGATCAGGCGATTGCAAGAGGCCTTGCTTATGCGCCGTACGCTGATCTTATCTGGTGTGAAACGTCTGAACCTAATTTGGAAGAAGCTCAGAAATTCGCAAATGCTATACATGAGCGTTTCCCTGGAAAATTGCTAGCTTACAACTGTTCGCCTTCTTTTAACTGGAAAAAGAAGTTGGATGATGAAACGATCGCTAAATTCCAACGCGAATTAGGTAAGATGGGCTATAAGTTCCAATTTGTTACACTTGCTGGTTTCCATGCGCTCAATCACAGCATGTTCGAACTTGCACGCGACTATAAGGATAATGGAATGGCAGCTTACTCAAGACTTCAGCAAGCAGAATTTGCTAGTGAGGCAGATGGTTACTCTGCTACAAGACACCAGCGTGAGGTTGGAACTGGTTACTTTGATGCTGTATCGCAGGTCATTACAGGAGGAACATCCTCTACGACTGCTTTAAAAGGTTCAACAGAAGAAGAGCAGTTTACTTCAACGAAATAA
- a CDS encoding glycine/sarcosine/betaine reductase selenoprotein B family protein, whose amino-acid sequence MIEKVEQAVQQNWVPSFRYEKNETSPFTPFNKDLSKAKGALISTGGFYVKGQTPFNDNYGLGDPSYREIPVSTSLKDLSISHEHYDQTNARQDANVLFPLDVMKELQEEGRIGELAETHYSFMGYIPTPHPLKNVTAQEVAQKLLNENVDFALLVPS is encoded by the coding sequence ATGATTGAAAAAGTCGAACAAGCCGTTCAACAAAATTGGGTACCCTCTTTTCGTTACGAAAAGAATGAAACAAGTCCCTTTACACCGTTTAATAAAGACTTAAGTAAAGCCAAAGGTGCTTTAATCTCAACTGGTGGCTTTTATGTAAAAGGACAAACACCTTTTAATGATAACTATGGACTTGGTGACCCATCTTATCGTGAGATCCCTGTTTCAACTTCATTAAAAGATCTTTCTATCTCTCATGAGCACTATGATCAAACAAATGCGAGGCAAGATGCAAACGTCCTCTTCCCTCTTGATGTCATGAAAGAACTTCAAGAAGAAGGACGTATTGGTGAACTTGCAGAAACGCACTATAGCTTTATGGGATATATCCCAACACCTCACCCACTAAAAAATGTGACAGCTCAAGAGGTGGCGCAAAAGTTACTTAATGAAAACGTAGACTTCGCTTTGTTGGTGCCTTCCTGA
- a CDS encoding superoxide dismutase, protein MSDELLEWGYLLRDRILASKAHEQLKSPLLRRTEKWLDDMQRLEGRLDGEQENAWNEVAHNLYDQWRNLPENTTSVPIGEHTLPPLPYKYNALEPAISSRIMELHHDIHHKSYVDGLNKAELALQEARKNNDFDLIKHWERELAFNGAGHYLHTLFWSVMSPKGGEPDSELLSEIQKSFGSFNQFKQQYTNAANKVEGSGWAILVWSPVSRRLEILQAEKHQNLSQWDIVPLLAIDVWEHAYYLQYENKRKQYIENWWSIVNWNEVNKRFAKARQLTWKPF, encoded by the coding sequence TTGTCAGATGAACTGCTTGAATGGGGATATCTACTAAGAGATCGAATCTTAGCTAGTAAAGCTCATGAACAATTGAAATCCCCCTTACTTCGTCGAACAGAAAAGTGGTTAGACGACATGCAACGTTTAGAAGGGCGTCTTGATGGTGAACAAGAAAACGCATGGAATGAAGTAGCTCACAACTTATATGATCAATGGCGAAACTTGCCAGAGAATACGACCTCCGTTCCGATTGGAGAACATACACTACCTCCTTTGCCATACAAGTACAATGCACTTGAACCAGCAATTAGTTCAAGGATTATGGAGCTACACCATGATATTCACCACAAAAGCTATGTTGATGGATTAAACAAAGCGGAACTCGCCCTACAGGAAGCTAGAAAGAACAATGATTTTGACCTCATTAAGCATTGGGAACGTGAATTAGCTTTCAACGGAGCGGGTCATTATCTTCACACATTATTTTGGAGTGTTATGAGTCCTAAAGGTGGAGAACCGGATAGTGAACTCCTATCTGAAATTCAAAAGAGTTTTGGCTCCTTTAATCAATTTAAGCAACAGTATACGAATGCTGCGAATAAAGTAGAAGGTTCCGGCTGGGCAATCTTAGTTTGGTCTCCTGTATCAAGAAGACTTGAAATTCTTCAAGCAGAGAAACATCAAAACTTGAGCCAATGGGATATCGTTCCCCTTCTTGCCATCGACGTATGGGAACACGCTTATTATTTACAGTACGAAAATAAACGAAAGCAATATATTGAGAACTGGTGGAGTATTGTTAATTGGAATGAAGTAAACAAGCGATTTGCGAAAGCTCGTCAATTAACATGGAAACCTTTTTAA
- a CDS encoding PBP1A family penicillin-binding protein gives MGKKMNEEPHTGKNEGLRKKKRFARNVLLTAAFLMVFVLTFGGYQTYAYINEAPTLEGNKLSLPQSSTLFDAKGNKITDIVGKEHRKVVSFDEIPEHVVNAFIAVEDVRYWEHNGVDIKRIGGAVVANIQDGFGAEGASTITQQVVKNMLLEPDKTVKRKVQEAYLAMELEKQYSKEEILEMYLNKIYFGQGAYGVATAAETYFNKSLEELTTAEAALLAGLPQRPSGYDPYKHPDIATDRRATVLSLMEQHGFISVQEREEASSVAIEDTIVEKKNQSTTNDAFIDQVIDDLEKAGIPEDALYSGGLEIHTTLDAQAQKIVDESLTTNQVVEYPDEEFRAGISLVDTQSGAIRAIGGNRQTGEDDVQKGFNYATQLERSPGSTIKPILDYAPGIEKLKWSTNQQFIDEELELNGKEFSNWNDEFQGSVSIREALQWSYNIPAIKAFMEVGGEEAQSFAKKLGISIEETYPAYAIGGFANGISPLQLSGAYAAFGSGGTFHEPYSVEKVVYPNGKEMQLSSKPEKAMSEGTAYMITDMLRTVVKEGTGMQAAVKGLDIAGKTGTTSLEEGIHGDGVSDAWFSGYTTNYTAAVWTGYDKTTQSTYIHKKDDDIAKLLFQHVMSEVSKGKDTPDFEQPDTVEEIEIDKTSGLRANNATPSSNIIKELYFKGEEPKRAPLPKKKEPSNDSENDQTDKKRETEKPADNAAKEKDQPEKKVEEKPQPKPNNSVKEKEKEKEKEKEKPKKQKEPEVKQEEQNKPEEKKEEQNKPEEPSTDPVESSESDSSGNADGESTDESETTPDTNNSETGNEDSGNEETSEDETGTEESGDNSGNANADQSDDTGEGTTGNDSSSGTNDDSGSSEEGEESEPVESEEASEPTESTENQPSEEETSSSQKNNDSTVEEKKEENPTE, from the coding sequence ATGGGGAAAAAAATGAATGAAGAACCACATACAGGAAAAAACGAGGGGTTAAGGAAAAAGAAGCGTTTTGCTCGAAATGTATTATTAACAGCAGCTTTTTTAATGGTGTTTGTCTTAACTTTTGGGGGTTACCAAACGTATGCGTACATTAACGAAGCACCAACGCTTGAAGGAAATAAACTGAGCTTACCGCAATCTTCTACTTTATTTGATGCTAAAGGAAACAAAATAACTGACATCGTCGGAAAAGAACATCGAAAGGTTGTTTCATTTGATGAAATACCTGAACATGTCGTGAATGCTTTTATTGCAGTTGAAGATGTAAGGTATTGGGAACACAATGGCGTTGATATTAAACGAATTGGTGGAGCCGTTGTCGCAAATATTCAAGATGGGTTTGGGGCAGAAGGAGCAAGTACGATTACACAACAGGTCGTTAAAAATATGCTTCTTGAACCTGATAAGACCGTAAAGCGGAAAGTTCAGGAAGCTTATCTTGCAATGGAATTAGAAAAGCAGTATTCCAAAGAAGAAATTTTAGAAATGTATTTAAATAAAATTTATTTTGGTCAGGGAGCCTATGGCGTTGCAACGGCAGCTGAGACATATTTTAATAAGTCACTTGAAGAGTTAACGACGGCTGAAGCTGCTTTATTAGCGGGACTTCCACAGCGTCCGTCTGGATATGATCCATATAAACATCCGGACATTGCTACTGATCGTCGAGCAACGGTACTAAGCTTAATGGAGCAACATGGGTTTATTTCTGTTCAAGAACGTGAAGAGGCTTCTTCTGTAGCTATTGAAGATACAATTGTAGAGAAGAAAAATCAGTCTACAACGAACGATGCTTTTATTGATCAAGTGATCGATGATTTAGAGAAAGCAGGTATCCCTGAAGATGCTCTTTATTCAGGAGGATTAGAAATTCATACAACGCTAGACGCTCAAGCACAGAAAATTGTCGACGAGTCGCTTACAACAAATCAAGTAGTTGAATACCCCGATGAGGAATTTAGAGCGGGTATCTCTCTTGTTGATACTCAGTCTGGTGCTATTCGTGCCATAGGTGGGAATCGTCAAACCGGGGAAGACGACGTGCAAAAAGGCTTTAATTATGCAACTCAATTAGAACGTTCACCAGGTTCTACGATCAAGCCAATTCTTGATTATGCACCAGGTATAGAAAAACTTAAATGGTCGACAAATCAACAGTTTATCGATGAAGAGCTTGAATTGAACGGAAAAGAATTTAGTAATTGGAATGACGAGTTTCAAGGCAGCGTTTCAATTCGAGAAGCGCTACAATGGTCTTATAATATTCCTGCTATTAAAGCATTTATGGAAGTTGGGGGAGAAGAAGCTCAAAGCTTTGCAAAGAAACTTGGCATTTCAATTGAAGAAACATATCCGGCCTATGCAATCGGTGGCTTTGCGAATGGAATCTCACCTTTACAGCTTTCAGGAGCGTATGCGGCGTTTGGTTCTGGCGGAACTTTTCACGAACCTTATAGTGTAGAGAAAGTGGTCTATCCAAACGGAAAAGAAATGCAACTTTCCTCAAAACCTGAAAAAGCAATGAGTGAAGGAACAGCCTATATGATTACAGATATGCTACGAACCGTCGTTAAAGAAGGGACGGGCATGCAGGCAGCTGTAAAAGGGTTAGATATAGCCGGAAAGACGGGAACAACGAGTCTTGAAGAAGGCATTCATGGAGATGGTGTATCAGATGCATGGTTCTCTGGATATACAACAAACTACACTGCAGCAGTTTGGACCGGATACGATAAAACCACTCAAAGTACTTACATTCATAAAAAAGATGATGACATTGCAAAATTGCTATTCCAGCATGTAATGAGTGAAGTATCAAAAGGGAAAGATACGCCAGATTTTGAACAGCCTGATACAGTTGAAGAGATTGAAATTGATAAAACATCTGGACTACGTGCAAATAATGCAACGCCTTCATCAAATATTATTAAAGAACTTTATTTTAAAGGAGAAGAGCCGAAAAGAGCTCCTTTGCCTAAAAAGAAAGAACCATCAAATGATAGCGAAAATGATCAAACCGATAAGAAACGCGAGACCGAAAAACCTGCAGATAACGCTGCAAAAGAAAAAGATCAACCTGAGAAAAAAGTAGAAGAAAAGCCACAGCCGAAACCAAATAATTCTGTAAAGGAAAAAGAAAAGGAAAAGGAAAAGGAAAAGGAAAAACCTAAGAAACAGAAAGAGCCGGAAGTAAAACAAGAGGAACAAAATAAACCAGAAGAAAAAAAGGAGGAACAAAATAAACCAGAAGAGCCATCAACCGATCCAGTAGAAAGTTCAGAGTCCGATAGCTCTGGAAATGCTGATGGTGAGAGTACCGATGAAAGTGAGACGACACCAGATACGAATAATAGTGAAACAGGTAATGAAGACTCAGGTAATGAAGAAACGAGTGAAGATGAAACTGGTACCGAAGAAAGTGGTGACAACTCAGGAAACGCAAACGCTGATCAGTCTGACGATACGGGAGAAGGTACGACTGGAAATGACTCCTCTTCAGGTACAAATGATGACAGCGGAAGTAGTGAGGAAGGCGAGGAGTCAGAACCTGTGGAAAGTGAAGAAGCAAGTGAACCAACAGAAAGTACAGAAAATCAGCCTTCTGAAGAAGAGACTTCCTCTTCTCAGAAGAACAATGATTCTACTGTAGAAGAAAAAAAGGAAGAAAATCCAACTGAATAA
- the adhP gene encoding alcohol dehydrogenase AdhP, producing the protein MKAAVVHAFKEPLSVKNVDKPVIGHGEILVRIKACGVCHTDLHAAHGDWPVKPKLPLIPGHEGAGIIEEIGDGVTHLKVGDRVGVPWLYSACGHCEYCLTGRETLCKEQQNAGYSVDGGYAQYCKADADYAVKIPDNLSFEEVAPIFCAGVTTYKALKVTEAKPGQWVGIYGVGGLGHVAVQYAKAMGLHVVAVDTHNEKLALAKELGADLTVNPLEENSAEFIQREIGGAHGTVCTAVSKPAFSEAYAAVRRGGSVVAVGLPPEEMPIPIFDTVLNGVKVIGSIVGTRKDLMEALQFAAEGKVKTIIETRPLEEINQIFEELENGDINGRVVLTFE; encoded by the coding sequence ATGAAAGCAGCCGTTGTACATGCATTTAAAGAGCCCTTATCTGTTAAGAATGTGGACAAACCTGTTATTGGTCATGGTGAAATATTAGTGCGTATTAAAGCATGTGGCGTGTGTCATACAGATTTACATGCTGCACACGGAGATTGGCCAGTAAAACCTAAACTACCGCTTATCCCTGGTCATGAAGGTGCAGGAATTATTGAGGAAATAGGAGACGGCGTAACACACCTGAAGGTAGGAGACCGCGTCGGTGTACCGTGGCTCTACTCTGCGTGTGGCCACTGTGAGTATTGCTTGACTGGACGCGAAACGCTTTGTAAAGAGCAACAAAATGCTGGCTATTCTGTAGATGGTGGCTATGCACAGTATTGCAAAGCAGATGCTGATTACGCAGTTAAAATTCCAGATAACTTAAGCTTTGAAGAAGTAGCGCCAATCTTTTGTGCAGGAGTTACAACTTACAAAGCTCTGAAAGTGACGGAGGCGAAGCCTGGGCAGTGGGTCGGTATTTATGGAGTTGGTGGCTTAGGACACGTTGCTGTTCAATACGCGAAAGCGATGGGACTTCATGTCGTTGCGGTTGATACGCATAATGAAAAACTTGCTTTAGCAAAAGAACTTGGCGCAGATCTTACGGTGAATCCACTAGAAGAAAACTCAGCAGAATTTATTCAACGAGAAATTGGAGGGGCCCATGGTACAGTTTGTACAGCTGTTTCTAAGCCCGCTTTTAGTGAAGCTTATGCTGCTGTTCGCCGTGGTGGAAGTGTCGTTGCAGTCGGATTACCACCAGAAGAGATGCCGATTCCCATTTTTGATACGGTACTAAACGGAGTAAAAGTAATTGGGTCTATTGTTGGAACGCGTAAGGATTTGATGGAAGCTCTCCAATTTGCTGCTGAAGGAAAAGTGAAAACGATCATTGAGACTCGTCCACTAGAAGAGATTAATCAAATTTTTGAAGAACTCGAAAATGGAGACATTAATGGAAGAGTTGTTCTTACGTTCGAATAA
- a CDS encoding spore germination protein GerPB, whose amino-acid sequence MNFFVNQNIVIHQLRVEGISNSSVLQIGSAGIIKPLSNLYNTGGYTEPAPELPSAQTSETTPYVPLAPPT is encoded by the coding sequence GTGAATTTCTTTGTGAACCAAAACATCGTCATTCATCAGCTAAGAGTCGAGGGAATCTCGAATTCTTCCGTTCTCCAAATTGGTAGTGCTGGTATTATTAAACCACTTTCAAACCTATATAACACAGGCGGATATACCGAACCTGCTCCTGAACTCCCAAGTGCACAAACTTCAGAAACAACACCATATGTACCACTAGCTCCTCCAACATAA